A region of Toxorhynchites rutilus septentrionalis strain SRP chromosome 1, ASM2978413v1, whole genome shotgun sequence DNA encodes the following proteins:
- the LOC129762018 gene encoding zinc finger protein 501-like isoform X1, with protein sequence MAIVTNNLDQCSFCSDICNREFHYALVPSRHEEKKLNFILQKLNNFTSQLSSYPTCDKCRQEFMTVHNIPESCFQNLPSTEPYVIKMDPELLIDDHEQPDNENSRIAETDSTAGFRPVEREANMQIKGENGEVFFINEMDADEGLMEDHKRLHTKKEPLKCEMCEKTFVSKYRLEKHVRTHTGERPYSCPYCPKASKDRSALILHIRTHTGERPYPCPHCPKAFINSSALHEHIRIHTDERPYSCPHCPKAFKHQPSLKMHIRTHTGERPYSCSDCPWTFTNPSALQDHMRTHKDERPYSCPHCPKAFKSLRSLQPHIRTHTDELPFSCPHCPKSCRTQSALKRHIRIHTGERPYSCPKCPKAFKNSSAVKQHIRIHSSSCIRAVSTTCSIKIQSAEPQVTVKEEMTGCKVISPSLKAAHK encoded by the exons ATGGCTATTGTTACCAACAATTT AGACCAGTGCAGCTTTTGCTCTGATATATGCAATCGGGAATTTCATTACGCGTTGGTACCCTCTCGCCATGAAGAGAAGAAGCTAAACTTTATCCTGCAGAAGTTGAATAATTTCACTTCCCAGTTGAGCAGCTATCCTACATGCGACAAATGTCGCCAAGAGTTTATGACCGTTCACAACATTCCCGAGAGCTGCTTCCAAAATTTGCCAAGCACCGAACCATATGTCATCAAGATGGATCCGGAATTATTGATTGATGACCACGAACAGCCGGATAATGAGAACAGTCGGATAGCTGAAACAGACTCAACAGCCGGCTTTAGGCCAGTGGAACGGGAAGCCAATATGCAAATCAAGGGAGAAAACGGGGAAGTATTCTTCATCAACGAAATGGACGCAGACGAAGGCCTAATGGAAGACCATAAACGGTTACACACAA AAAAGGAACCGTTAAAATGTGAAATGTGTGAGAAAACATTTGTCTCAAAATACAGATTAGAAAAACATGTTCGAACACATACGG gtgaacgtcctTATTCTTGTCCATATTGTCCAAAAGCTTCCAAAGATCGTTCAGCGCTCATACTtcacattcgaactcatacaG gtgaacgtccctacccttgtccacattgtccgaaagCGTTTATAAATTCTTCAGCGCTCCATGAGCATATTCGAATTCATACGG ATGAACGGCCGtattcttgtccacattgtccgaaagCTTTCAAACATCAACCATCGCTCAAAAtgcacattcgaactcatacaG gtgaacgtccctattcttgtTCAGATTGTCCGTGGACATTTACCAATCCTTCAGCGCTCCAAGACCATATGCGAACTCATAAGG ATGAACGCCCCTATTCTTGCCCACATTGCCCAAAAGCGTTTAAGAGCCTTAGATCACTTCAGCCgcacattcgaactcatacgg ATGAACTTCCCTtttcttgtccacattgtccaaAGTCGTGTAGGACACAATCAGCTCTCAAACGACACATTCGAATTCATACGG gtgaacgtccctattcCTGTCCAAAGTGTCCGAAAGCTTTTAAGAATTCTTCTGCGGTCAAACAGCACATTCGAATTCATAGCAGCTCGTGCATTCGAGCAGTAAGTACGACCTGTTCGATAAAGATACAGAGCGCAGAACCACAAGTGACCGTTAAGGAAGAAATGACTGGATGTAAAGTTATCTCTCCGTCACTGAAAGCTGCCCACAAATAA
- the LOC129776367 gene encoding zinc finger protein 771-like, whose product MALVSNKLYKCSFCSNICSNGFPHALVSSRLKHKLEIILQKLGSFTSQLSSYPTCDKCRQEFINVHNIPESCFQILPSAEPTEIKMDPELIIDEHEPSDNDNIFEIDRIAEFGPIEQKTEVQIKGENGEVFFISEMDEEDNNTSMNPVDTTNAQGKSVLDASQEGARLSSVDHKSFVCKKGSADEGLMKVHIRLHTGEMFKCGDCGKAFNAKYRLQRHIRTHTGERPYNCPHCPKAFSDPTTLQQHIRTHTGQRPYPCTHCSKAFTHPSTLQKHIRIHTGERPYACPHCPNAFKDPTTLQQHIRTHTGERPYSCPHCPKTFTLSTTMKTHIRTHTKEVSYVCEYCNRGFTQSYNLTLHLRSQHNQIKIFRGREVGAAKMHACPNCGQEFKSKRRLLHHMNRKHNQSGKDTDGSGHETLMTVKEELTGC is encoded by the exons ATGGCGCTTGTCAGCAACAAACT TTACAAATGCAGCTTTTGCTCTAATATATGCAGTAATGGATTTCCTCACGCGCTAGTCTCCTCTCGTCTGAAACATAAGCTGGAAATTATCCTGCAGAAGTTGGGCAGTTTCACATCCCAGTTGAGCAGCTATCCTACGTGTGACAAATGTCGCCAAGAGTTCATAAACGTTCACAACATTCCCGAGAGCTGCTTCCAAATTTTGCCCAGCGCCGAACCAACTGAGATCAAGATGGATCCAGAGTTAATTATTGATGAGCACGAGCCGTCGGACAATGATAACATTTTTGAGATAGACCGGATAGCGGAATTTGGGCCAATTGAACAGAAAACCGAAGTGCAAATCAAGGGAGAAAACGGAGAGGTATTCTTCATCAGCGAAATGGACGAAGAAGACAATAATACATCTATGAATCCGGTTGACACAACAAATGCACAAGGAAAAAGTGTTTTGGATGCTTCACAGGAAGGAGCTCGTTTATCTTCAGTTGACCATAAATCTTTTGTTTGTAAAAAAGGGTCCGCGGATGAAGGATTGATGAAAGTACACATACGTTTACACACTGGCGAGATGTTTAAATGTGGAGACTGTGGAAAAGCATTTAACGCAAAATACAGGCTCCAACGGCACATTCGAACCCATACAG gtgaacgtccctatAATTGTCCACATTGTCCAAAAGCGTTCAGCGATCCTACAACGCTCCAACagcacattcgaactcatacgg GTCAACGTCCCTATCCGTGTACACATTGTTCGAAAGCGTTTACGCATCCTAGTACGCTCCAGAagcacattcgaattcacacgG gtgaacgtccaTATGCTTGTCCACACTGTCCAAACGCTTTTAAGGATCCTACAACGCTCCAACAGCACATTCGAACGCATACGG GCGAACGCCCTTATTCATGTCCACATTGTCCCAAAACGTTTACGCTATCTACAACGATGAAAACACACATCCGAACACACACCAAGGAAGTTTCGTACGTTTGCGAGTACTGTAATCGTGGATTTACGCAGTCCTACAACCTCACCCTTCACCTTCGCAGCCAACacaatcaaataaaaatttttagGGGCCGCGAGGTTGGGGCAGCAAAAATGCATGCTTGCCCTAATTGTGGTCAAGAGTTTAAAAGTAAACGGAGACTATTACACCACATGAACAGAAAGCACAATCAATCCGGTAAAGATACAGACGGCTCGGGGCATGAAACACTGATGACCGTGAAGGAAGAATTAACCGGATGCTGA
- the LOC129762018 gene encoding zinc finger protein 501-like isoform X4, with the protein MTVHNIPESCFQNLPSTEPYVIKMDPELLIDDHEQPDNENSRIAETDSTAGFRPVEREANMQIKGENGEVFFINEMDADEGLMEDHKRLHTKKEPLKCEMCEKTFVSKYRLEKHVRTHTGERPYSCPYCPKASKDRSALILHIRTHTGERPYPCPHCPKAFINSSALHEHIRIHTDERPYSCPHCPKAFKHQPSLKMHIRTHTGERPYSCSDCPWTFTNPSALQDHMRTHKDERPYSCPHCPKAFKSLRSLQPHIRTHTDELPFSCPHCPKSCRTQSALKRHIRIHTGERPYSCPKCPKAFKNSSAVKQHIRIHSSSCIRAVSTTCSIKIQSAEPQVTVKEEMTGCKVISPSLKAAHK; encoded by the exons ATGACCGTTCACAACATTCCCGAGAGCTGCTTCCAAAATTTGCCAAGCACCGAACCATATGTCATCAAGATGGATCCGGAATTATTGATTGATGACCACGAACAGCCGGATAATGAGAACAGTCGGATAGCTGAAACAGACTCAACAGCCGGCTTTAGGCCAGTGGAACGGGAAGCCAATATGCAAATCAAGGGAGAAAACGGGGAAGTATTCTTCATCAACGAAATGGACGCAGACGAAGGCCTAATGGAAGACCATAAACGGTTACACACAA AAAAGGAACCGTTAAAATGTGAAATGTGTGAGAAAACATTTGTCTCAAAATACAGATTAGAAAAACATGTTCGAACACATACGG gtgaacgtcctTATTCTTGTCCATATTGTCCAAAAGCTTCCAAAGATCGTTCAGCGCTCATACTtcacattcgaactcatacaG gtgaacgtccctacccttgtccacattgtccgaaagCGTTTATAAATTCTTCAGCGCTCCATGAGCATATTCGAATTCATACGG ATGAACGGCCGtattcttgtccacattgtccgaaagCTTTCAAACATCAACCATCGCTCAAAAtgcacattcgaactcatacaG gtgaacgtccctattcttgtTCAGATTGTCCGTGGACATTTACCAATCCTTCAGCGCTCCAAGACCATATGCGAACTCATAAGG ATGAACGCCCCTATTCTTGCCCACATTGCCCAAAAGCGTTTAAGAGCCTTAGATCACTTCAGCCgcacattcgaactcatacgg ATGAACTTCCCTtttcttgtccacattgtccaaAGTCGTGTAGGACACAATCAGCTCTCAAACGACACATTCGAATTCATACGG gtgaacgtccctattcCTGTCCAAAGTGTCCGAAAGCTTTTAAGAATTCTTCTGCGGTCAAACAGCACATTCGAATTCATAGCAGCTCGTGCATTCGAGCAGTAAGTACGACCTGTTCGATAAAGATACAGAGCGCAGAACCACAAGTGACCGTTAAGGAAGAAATGACTGGATGTAAAGTTATCTCTCCGTCACTGAAAGCTGCCCACAAATAA
- the LOC129762018 gene encoding zinc finger protein 501-like isoform X3, whose protein sequence is MAIVTNNLDQCSYPTCDKCRQEFMTVHNIPESCFQNLPSTEPYVIKMDPELLIDDHEQPDNENSRIAETDSTAGFRPVEREANMQIKGENGEVFFINEMDADEGLMEDHKRLHTKKEPLKCEMCEKTFVSKYRLEKHVRTHTGERPYSCPYCPKASKDRSALILHIRTHTGERPYPCPHCPKAFINSSALHEHIRIHTDERPYSCPHCPKAFKHQPSLKMHIRTHTGERPYSCSDCPWTFTNPSALQDHMRTHKDERPYSCPHCPKAFKSLRSLQPHIRTHTDELPFSCPHCPKSCRTQSALKRHIRIHTGERPYSCPKCPKAFKNSSAVKQHIRIHSSSCIRAVSTTCSIKIQSAEPQVTVKEEMTGCKVISPSLKAAHK, encoded by the exons ATGGCTATTGTTACCAACAATTT AGACCAGTGCAGCT ATCCTACATGCGACAAATGTCGCCAAGAGTTTATGACCGTTCACAACATTCCCGAGAGCTGCTTCCAAAATTTGCCAAGCACCGAACCATATGTCATCAAGATGGATCCGGAATTATTGATTGATGACCACGAACAGCCGGATAATGAGAACAGTCGGATAGCTGAAACAGACTCAACAGCCGGCTTTAGGCCAGTGGAACGGGAAGCCAATATGCAAATCAAGGGAGAAAACGGGGAAGTATTCTTCATCAACGAAATGGACGCAGACGAAGGCCTAATGGAAGACCATAAACGGTTACACACAA AAAAGGAACCGTTAAAATGTGAAATGTGTGAGAAAACATTTGTCTCAAAATACAGATTAGAAAAACATGTTCGAACACATACGG gtgaacgtcctTATTCTTGTCCATATTGTCCAAAAGCTTCCAAAGATCGTTCAGCGCTCATACTtcacattcgaactcatacaG gtgaacgtccctacccttgtccacattgtccgaaagCGTTTATAAATTCTTCAGCGCTCCATGAGCATATTCGAATTCATACGG ATGAACGGCCGtattcttgtccacattgtccgaaagCTTTCAAACATCAACCATCGCTCAAAAtgcacattcgaactcatacaG gtgaacgtccctattcttgtTCAGATTGTCCGTGGACATTTACCAATCCTTCAGCGCTCCAAGACCATATGCGAACTCATAAGG ATGAACGCCCCTATTCTTGCCCACATTGCCCAAAAGCGTTTAAGAGCCTTAGATCACTTCAGCCgcacattcgaactcatacgg ATGAACTTCCCTtttcttgtccacattgtccaaAGTCGTGTAGGACACAATCAGCTCTCAAACGACACATTCGAATTCATACGG gtgaacgtccctattcCTGTCCAAAGTGTCCGAAAGCTTTTAAGAATTCTTCTGCGGTCAAACAGCACATTCGAATTCATAGCAGCTCGTGCATTCGAGCAGTAAGTACGACCTGTTCGATAAAGATACAGAGCGCAGAACCACAAGTGACCGTTAAGGAAGAAATGACTGGATGTAAAGTTATCTCTCCGTCACTGAAAGCTGCCCACAAATAA
- the LOC129762018 gene encoding zinc finger protein 501-like isoform X2, with protein sequence MAIVTNNLDQCSFCSDICNREFHYALVPSRHEEKKLNFILQKLNNFTSQLSSYPTCDKCRQEFMTVHNIPESCFQNLPSTEPYVIKMDPELLIDDHEQPDNENSRIAETDSTAGFRPVEREANMQIKGENGEVFFINEMDADEGLMEDHKRLHTSERPYSCPYCPKASKDRSALILHIRTHTGERPYPCPHCPKAFINSSALHEHIRIHTDERPYSCPHCPKAFKHQPSLKMHIRTHTGERPYSCSDCPWTFTNPSALQDHMRTHKDERPYSCPHCPKAFKSLRSLQPHIRTHTDELPFSCPHCPKSCRTQSALKRHIRIHTGERPYSCPKCPKAFKNSSAVKQHIRIHSSSCIRAVSTTCSIKIQSAEPQVTVKEEMTGCKVISPSLKAAHK encoded by the exons ATGGCTATTGTTACCAACAATTT AGACCAGTGCAGCTTTTGCTCTGATATATGCAATCGGGAATTTCATTACGCGTTGGTACCCTCTCGCCATGAAGAGAAGAAGCTAAACTTTATCCTGCAGAAGTTGAATAATTTCACTTCCCAGTTGAGCAGCTATCCTACATGCGACAAATGTCGCCAAGAGTTTATGACCGTTCACAACATTCCCGAGAGCTGCTTCCAAAATTTGCCAAGCACCGAACCATATGTCATCAAGATGGATCCGGAATTATTGATTGATGACCACGAACAGCCGGATAATGAGAACAGTCGGATAGCTGAAACAGACTCAACAGCCGGCTTTAGGCCAGTGGAACGGGAAGCCAATATGCAAATCAAGGGAGAAAACGGGGAAGTATTCTTCATCAACGAAATGGACGCAGACGAAGGCCTAATGGAAGACCATAAACGGTTACACACAA gtgaacgtcctTATTCTTGTCCATATTGTCCAAAAGCTTCCAAAGATCGTTCAGCGCTCATACTtcacattcgaactcatacaG gtgaacgtccctacccttgtccacattgtccgaaagCGTTTATAAATTCTTCAGCGCTCCATGAGCATATTCGAATTCATACGG ATGAACGGCCGtattcttgtccacattgtccgaaagCTTTCAAACATCAACCATCGCTCAAAAtgcacattcgaactcatacaG gtgaacgtccctattcttgtTCAGATTGTCCGTGGACATTTACCAATCCTTCAGCGCTCCAAGACCATATGCGAACTCATAAGG ATGAACGCCCCTATTCTTGCCCACATTGCCCAAAAGCGTTTAAGAGCCTTAGATCACTTCAGCCgcacattcgaactcatacgg ATGAACTTCCCTtttcttgtccacattgtccaaAGTCGTGTAGGACACAATCAGCTCTCAAACGACACATTCGAATTCATACGG gtgaacgtccctattcCTGTCCAAAGTGTCCGAAAGCTTTTAAGAATTCTTCTGCGGTCAAACAGCACATTCGAATTCATAGCAGCTCGTGCATTCGAGCAGTAAGTACGACCTGTTCGATAAAGATACAGAGCGCAGAACCACAAGTGACCGTTAAGGAAGAAATGACTGGATGTAAAGTTATCTCTCCGTCACTGAAAGCTGCCCACAAATAA